One Curtobacterium herbarum genomic window carries:
- a CDS encoding transglycosylase domain-containing protein: MRIVRWPGALLMFIVMSVLAGLLVAVALTPAVAVAGEGTSGAAEFFEDLPSYLDIQTPQQVSTVYAKQGGQEVPIASFYAENRVNVRSDQIADTLKQAAIDTEDPRFHTEGGIDVVGTLRATIADALGKGVQGGSSITQQYVKNVLVQQCEQLNGKDPASTKKKVDACYDKVAGQSKARKLQEIRYAIAVDKKYSKDTILTGYLNIVGLGGRVYGAEAGAEYYFGVHAKDLSLVQSATLVAILNNPSNLRIDHPSDKQNGSANGYALTKVRRDYVLRRMHAHGAISRAELTKAIATPITPKITATANGCSTAATKYDAGYFCDMVRSQLLADPAFGKTASDRIATLDTKGLSIHTSLDLDLQNHAQSALSSYVPTTMAGVDAGGTNVTVEPGTGRVVSMVQNTAYTQSDAPTAGATAVNYNADQAVGSSSGFQTGSTYKVFTLADWLANGHTLSQSVSTTEHSFPQAEFTNSCTSVSGSPWNVANAEQVPSSMTVLDATVESINTAFGAMAKQLDLCGIQKTAEGMGIHQADGSAPGSTPASVLGTNPLSPVDLAEAYAGFANGGVACTPTTIDSVTTASGATIRPTPATCNRGVSAQVAGTVDWALQGVLSGKGTAATANPGDSVPKFAKTGTTDGDEQNWLIASTTKYTNATWIGNVEGHVRLANWPFLQGTTGYSAKFGVGKQMMSYLDGTYGGGALPTPDQAMIGTPAKAKTAAPSSGSDAQQGAQSPDTNAPDTNTPDTNAPDTNAPGTQAPTTSDPAAQAPAAAVTGGGTPAGAGAAPPAG, from the coding sequence ATGCGAATCGTGCGGTGGCCGGGTGCCCTCCTGATGTTCATCGTCATGTCCGTCCTCGCCGGTCTGCTCGTCGCCGTCGCGCTGACCCCCGCCGTGGCCGTCGCGGGCGAGGGCACGAGCGGCGCGGCCGAGTTCTTCGAGGACCTGCCGAGCTACCTCGACATCCAGACGCCGCAGCAGGTGTCCACCGTCTACGCGAAGCAGGGCGGACAGGAGGTCCCGATCGCGTCCTTCTACGCCGAGAACCGCGTCAACGTCCGGTCCGACCAGATCGCCGACACCCTCAAGCAGGCGGCCATCGACACCGAGGACCCGCGCTTCCACACCGAGGGCGGCATCGACGTGGTCGGGACGCTCCGCGCGACGATCGCCGACGCACTCGGCAAGGGCGTCCAGGGCGGTTCGAGCATCACGCAGCAGTACGTGAAGAACGTGCTCGTGCAGCAGTGCGAGCAGCTCAACGGCAAGGACCCGGCGTCCACGAAGAAGAAGGTCGACGCCTGCTACGACAAGGTCGCCGGGCAGTCGAAGGCACGGAAGCTGCAGGAGATCCGGTACGCCATCGCGGTCGACAAGAAGTACTCGAAGGACACGATCCTGACCGGGTACCTCAACATCGTCGGTCTCGGCGGACGTGTCTACGGTGCCGAGGCCGGTGCCGAGTACTACTTCGGCGTGCACGCGAAGGACCTGTCGCTCGTGCAGTCCGCGACCCTCGTGGCGATCCTCAACAACCCGTCGAACCTGCGCATCGACCACCCGTCGGACAAGCAGAACGGTTCGGCGAACGGGTACGCGCTGACGAAGGTCCGCCGCGACTACGTCCTGCGCCGGATGCACGCCCACGGCGCGATCTCGCGGGCCGAGCTGACGAAGGCCATCGCGACGCCGATCACGCCGAAGATCACCGCGACCGCGAACGGCTGCTCGACCGCGGCCACGAAGTACGACGCCGGGTACTTCTGCGACATGGTGCGGTCGCAGCTGCTCGCCGACCCGGCGTTCGGCAAGACCGCCTCGGACCGGATCGCCACCCTGGACACGAAGGGGCTGTCGATCCACACGTCGCTCGACCTCGACCTCCAGAACCACGCGCAGAGTGCGCTGTCGTCCTACGTCCCGACGACGATGGCCGGCGTCGACGCCGGCGGCACGAACGTCACGGTCGAACCCGGCACCGGCCGCGTGGTCTCGATGGTGCAGAACACCGCGTACACGCAGTCCGACGCACCGACCGCGGGCGCCACCGCCGTGAACTACAACGCCGACCAGGCCGTCGGCAGCTCCAGCGGGTTCCAGACCGGATCGACGTACAAGGTCTTCACCCTGGCCGACTGGCTGGCGAACGGGCACACCCTGTCCCAGTCGGTGTCGACGACCGAGCACTCGTTCCCCCAGGCCGAGTTCACGAACTCGTGCACGTCCGTCAGCGGGAGCCCCTGGAACGTCGCCAACGCCGAACAGGTGCCGTCGTCGATGACCGTGCTCGACGCGACCGTGGAGTCCATCAACACCGCCTTCGGAGCGATGGCGAAGCAGCTCGACCTGTGCGGGATCCAGAAGACCGCCGAGGGCATGGGCATCCACCAGGCCGACGGCAGTGCACCCGGTTCCACTCCCGCGTCAGTGCTCGGGACCAACCCGCTGTCGCCGGTGGACCTCGCCGAGGCGTACGCCGGGTTCGCGAACGGCGGCGTCGCCTGCACCCCGACCACGATCGACTCCGTCACGACGGCCAGCGGCGCCACCATCCGGCCGACCCCGGCGACGTGCAACCGCGGGGTCAGCGCCCAGGTCGCCGGCACCGTCGACTGGGCGCTGCAGGGCGTCCTCAGCGGGAAGGGCACGGCGGCCACCGCCAACCCGGGCGACTCCGTGCCGAAGTTCGCCAAGACCGGCACGACCGACGGTGACGAGCAGAACTGGCTCATCGCCTCGACGACGAAGTACACGAACGCGACCTGGATCGGCAACGTGGAGGGCCACGTGCGCCTGGCGAACTGGCCGTTCCTGCAGGGCACGACCGGGTACAGCGCGAAGTTCGGCGTCGGCAAGCAGATGATGTCGTACCTCGACGGGACGTACGGCGGCGGTGCGCTGCCGACCCCGGACCAGGCGATGATCGGGACGCCCGCGAAGGCGAAGACCGCGGCGCCGTCGTCCGGGTCGGACGCCCAGCAGGGGGCGCAGTCGCCGGACACGAACGCGCCGGACACGAACACCCCGGACACGAATGCGCCCGACACGAACGCGCCCGGGACGCAGGCGCCGACGACGTCCGACCCGGCGGCGCAGGCACCGGCTGCTGCCGTGACCGGTGGCGGGACGCCGGCCGGCGCAGGCGCGGCGCCGCCGGCGGGCTGA
- the gatA gene encoding Asp-tRNA(Asn)/Glu-tRNA(Gln) amidotransferase subunit GatA, producing MTHDITTLSAAALADALVARDVSSVEATQAHLDRIAAVDGDVHAFLHVNQNAIAAAKAIDSRRAAGDDLGPLAGVPIAVKDVLCTQDMPTTSGSKILEGWVPPYDATPVAKLRRAGLVPLGKTNMDEFAMGSSTEFSAYGPTHNPWDLDRIPGGSGGGSAAAVAAHEAPLALGSDTGGSIRQPGAVTGTVGVKPTYGGVSRYGAIALASSLDQIGPVSRTVLDAALLHDVIGGHDPKDSTSLRQEWPSFAAAARDGLQADSLKGVRIGVVKELAGGEGFQAGVTQRFQETVALLESAGAVVVEIDAPSFAYAISAYYLILPAEASSNLAKFDSVRFGLRVTPEGGATVEDVMAATREAGFGPEVKRRIILGTYALSAGYYDAYYGSAQKVRTLVQRDFTAAFEQVDLLISPSAPTTAFKIGERIDDPLAMYLNDLTTIPANLAGVPGMSIPNGLAPEDSLPTGVQLMAPQREDARLYRVGAALERLLEQQWGAPLISRMPNLDAAQQSAAEEGVI from the coding sequence GTGACCCACGACATCACCACGCTGAGCGCTGCCGCGCTCGCCGACGCCCTGGTGGCCCGCGACGTCTCGAGCGTCGAGGCCACGCAGGCCCACCTGGACCGGATCGCCGCCGTCGACGGGGACGTGCACGCGTTCCTGCACGTCAACCAGAACGCGATCGCCGCCGCGAAGGCCATCGACTCCCGCCGCGCGGCCGGGGACGACCTCGGTCCGCTCGCCGGTGTGCCCATCGCCGTGAAGGACGTCCTGTGCACGCAGGACATGCCGACCACCTCGGGCTCGAAGATCCTCGAGGGCTGGGTGCCGCCGTACGACGCCACCCCGGTCGCCAAGCTCCGCCGTGCCGGCCTGGTGCCGCTCGGCAAGACCAACATGGACGAGTTCGCGATGGGCTCGTCGACCGAGTTCTCGGCGTACGGCCCGACGCACAACCCGTGGGACCTCGACCGGATCCCCGGCGGGTCCGGTGGTGGCTCGGCCGCCGCGGTCGCCGCGCACGAAGCCCCGCTCGCCCTCGGTTCCGACACCGGTGGCTCGATCCGTCAGCCGGGTGCCGTCACGGGCACCGTCGGTGTGAAGCCGACCTACGGTGGCGTCAGCCGCTACGGTGCGATCGCGCTGGCGTCGAGCCTCGACCAGATCGGACCGGTGTCCCGCACCGTCCTCGACGCCGCGCTGCTGCACGACGTCATCGGCGGGCACGACCCGAAGGACTCCACCTCGTTGCGGCAGGAGTGGCCGTCGTTCGCCGCCGCCGCACGCGACGGGCTGCAGGCCGACTCGCTCAAGGGCGTCCGCATCGGCGTCGTCAAGGAGCTCGCCGGTGGCGAAGGCTTCCAGGCCGGTGTCACCCAGCGCTTCCAGGAGACCGTCGCGCTGCTCGAGTCCGCGGGCGCCGTCGTCGTCGAGATCGACGCCCCGTCGTTCGCCTACGCGATCAGCGCCTACTACCTGATCCTGCCGGCGGAAGCGTCGTCGAACCTCGCGAAGTTCGACTCGGTCCGCTTCGGCCTGCGGGTCACGCCCGAGGGCGGTGCGACGGTCGAGGACGTCATGGCCGCCACGCGTGAAGCCGGCTTCGGTCCCGAGGTCAAGCGACGCATCATCCTCGGCACCTACGCCCTGAGCGCCGGGTACTACGACGCCTACTACGGCAGCGCGCAGAAGGTCCGCACGCTCGTGCAGCGCGACTTCACGGCCGCGTTCGAGCAGGTCGACCTGCTCATCAGCCCGTCGGCGCCGACGACGGCGTTCAAGATCGGTGAGCGCATCGACGACCCGCTCGCGATGTACCTCAACGACCTCACCACGATCCCGGCGAACCTGGCGGGCGTGCCCGGCATGAGCATCCCGAACGGCCTGGCGCCCGAGGACTCCCTGCCGACCGGTGTGCAGCTGATGGCCCCGCAGCGTGAGGACGCCCGGCTCTACCGGGTCGGTGCCGCCCTCGAGCGTCTGCTCGAGCAGCAGTGGGGCGCGCCGCTGATCTCCCGGATGCCCAACCTGGACGCCGCACAGCAGTCCGCCGCCGAGGAAGGTGTCATCTGA
- a CDS encoding type III polyketide synthase produces the protein MSATIRAIGTAVPRTTLGQASVRDLFAAQPGLGRLASRLVPAAFNASEVEHRHSVLPELDSAAGPGVFRDDDGVLTSPSTGTRNDRFRELAPPLFVGAARDALERAAVDPATVTHVVTVSCTGFTQPGPDLAIVEELGLRRNVFRQHVGFMGCFAAFPALRIADAFVGADPSAVVLVVCAELCTLHVRNSEDPDQIVANSVFGDGAAAAVVTAEGSGLRLDAFTTTVLPEGASEMAWNIGDEGFEMVLSTQVPKLIGVHAAEAVAPLLDPRSWTPDDVPVWAVHPGGRAILDRTQDALQLPDSALTASRAVLRDHGNMSSATVLFVLREALEAAPSDGTPVVALAFGPGLTVEAASLTVVGSPVAAAAASGAPAAVETAAAAPTAAAPTTSAPTTSAPTTAAPVGVGA, from the coding sequence GTGTCAGCAACGATCCGAGCCATCGGTACCGCCGTCCCGCGGACCACCCTCGGGCAGGCGTCGGTCCGTGACCTGTTCGCCGCCCAGCCCGGCCTGGGGAGGCTCGCCTCGCGGCTCGTCCCCGCGGCCTTCAACGCCTCCGAGGTGGAGCACCGCCACAGCGTCCTGCCGGAGCTCGACTCCGCCGCCGGGCCCGGCGTCTTCCGCGACGACGACGGGGTCCTCACCTCGCCGAGCACGGGCACCCGGAACGACCGGTTCCGTGAGCTCGCCCCGCCCCTGTTCGTCGGCGCCGCGCGTGACGCCCTCGAGCGTGCCGCGGTCGACCCGGCGACCGTCACCCACGTCGTGACCGTCTCCTGCACCGGGTTCACGCAGCCCGGGCCGGACCTGGCGATCGTCGAGGAACTCGGCCTGCGACGGAACGTCTTCCGGCAGCACGTCGGGTTCATGGGCTGCTTCGCGGCGTTCCCGGCGCTCCGCATCGCGGACGCCTTCGTCGGCGCTGACCCGAGCGCGGTCGTGCTGGTCGTCTGCGCCGAACTCTGCACACTGCACGTTCGGAACTCCGAGGACCCGGACCAGATCGTCGCGAACAGCGTCTTCGGCGACGGTGCCGCGGCGGCCGTCGTGACGGCGGAGGGGTCCGGCCTCCGTCTCGACGCCTTCACCACCACCGTCCTGCCCGAGGGTGCGAGCGAGATGGCGTGGAACATCGGCGACGAGGGCTTCGAGATGGTGCTGAGCACCCAGGTGCCGAAGCTCATCGGCGTGCACGCGGCCGAGGCGGTCGCCCCGCTCCTCGACCCGCGCAGCTGGACCCCGGACGACGTGCCGGTGTGGGCCGTGCACCCCGGCGGCCGGGCGATCCTCGACCGGACCCAGGACGCCCTGCAGCTGCCGGACAGTGCGTTGACGGCGAGTCGCGCGGTCCTCCGCGACCACGGCAACATGTCGAGTGCGACGGTGCTGTTCGTCCTCCGAGAGGCCCTCGAAGCGGCTCCGTCGGACGGCACGCCCGTCGTCGCGCTGGCCTTCGGGCCGGGGTTGACGGTCGAGGCGGCGTCGCTGACCGTGGTCGGGAGCCCGGTCGCCGCCGCTGCCGCGAGTGGTGCGCCCGCCGCGGTCGAGACGGCCGCGGCCGCCCCCACCGCGGCCGCTCCCACCACGTCCGCTCCCACCACGTCCGCTCCCACCACGGCCGCTCCCGTCGGGGTCGGGGCGTGA
- a CDS encoding zinc-binding dehydrogenase: protein MRATVIHAPRDIRVEERDAPTILTPSDAVVRVVAACVCGSDLWPYRGVRDTAEPRAIGHEFVGVVDQVGDDVTDLRVGDFVIAPFTTNDGTCQACAHGMTSGCDHGSTFGVTPDAYGHPLGGAQAEYVRVPDAAASLVVVPGPVDDDLVPSLLTLSDVFSTGHHAAVSAEVGPGKTVVVVGDGAVGLSAVLAAKRLGAERIIAMSRHADRQALAREFGATDVVETRGDEGVAAVRELLGGDLADCALEAVGTAESMDQALRVVRPGGAVGYVGVPAGDPELPMPFLFAKNITVGGGMAPARAYIEELLPDVLSRAIDPGKVFDLELPLDQAPEAYAAMDERRAIKVLLRP, encoded by the coding sequence GTGCGCGCAACAGTCATCCACGCCCCTCGCGACATCCGTGTCGAGGAGCGCGACGCCCCCACGATCCTGACCCCGTCCGACGCCGTCGTGCGCGTCGTCGCCGCGTGCGTCTGCGGCTCCGACCTCTGGCCCTACCGCGGTGTCCGCGACACAGCGGAGCCGCGGGCCATCGGGCACGAGTTCGTCGGTGTCGTCGACCAGGTCGGCGACGACGTGACCGACCTGCGCGTCGGCGACTTCGTCATCGCGCCCTTCACCACCAACGACGGCACCTGCCAGGCCTGCGCGCACGGCATGACGAGCGGCTGCGACCACGGCTCGACGTTCGGCGTCACGCCGGACGCGTACGGCCACCCGCTCGGCGGTGCCCAGGCCGAGTACGTCCGCGTGCCGGACGCCGCCGCCAGCCTGGTCGTCGTCCCCGGACCGGTCGACGACGACCTCGTGCCGTCGCTGCTGACCCTGTCCGACGTGTTCTCCACCGGACACCACGCGGCCGTGTCGGCGGAGGTCGGCCCCGGCAAGACCGTCGTCGTGGTCGGCGACGGCGCGGTCGGACTGTCCGCCGTGCTGGCCGCGAAGCGCCTCGGCGCCGAGCGGATCATCGCGATGAGCCGGCACGCCGACCGGCAGGCCCTGGCGCGCGAGTTCGGTGCGACGGACGTCGTCGAGACCCGCGGTGACGAGGGTGTCGCGGCCGTGCGGGAGCTGCTCGGCGGCGACCTGGCCGACTGCGCGCTCGAGGCCGTCGGCACCGCGGAGAGCATGGACCAGGCCCTGCGCGTCGTCCGTCCCGGTGGCGCCGTCGGCTACGTCGGTGTCCCCGCGGGTGACCCGGAGCTGCCGATGCCGTTCCTGTTCGCGAAGAACATCACGGTCGGTGGCGGGATGGCTCCGGCGCGCGCGTACATCGAGGAGCTGCTGCCGGACGTGCTCTCGCGGGCGATCGACCCGGGCAAGGTGTTCGACCTCGAGCTGCCCCTCGACCAGGCGCCCGAGGCCTACGCCGCGATGGACGAGCGCCGCGCCATCAAGGTGCTGCTCCGCCCGTAG
- a CDS encoding DUF3097 domain-containing protein has translation MDEDRYGSDVLSGDWRSRGVQKVRQVPLERDMVLEDPDSGWAGAVVGLEAGNVALEDWKGRVRAFPFVGQFLLEGELVTLSRPQAPVGRSAASAPPARSTTTAGRPGAAPAVRHASDGGRLRTASGSFAVEQQRARVALPSRIMVEGKHDAELVEKVWGADLRVEGVVVEELSGVDNLADVLDDFRPTRERRVGVLVDHLVPGSKESRFADAVMHGKWGAHVLVVGHPFVDVWQSVKPARVGLPAWPTIPRSIEWKAGICQALGWPHAEQADIARAWQRILGQVRTFADLEPELLGRVEELIDFVTEPA, from the coding sequence GTGGACGAGGACCGGTACGGCAGTGACGTGCTCTCGGGCGACTGGCGCTCGCGGGGTGTGCAGAAGGTGCGGCAGGTGCCGCTCGAGCGCGACATGGTGCTCGAGGACCCGGACTCCGGCTGGGCCGGCGCCGTGGTCGGGCTCGAGGCCGGCAACGTCGCGCTCGAGGACTGGAAGGGCCGCGTCCGCGCCTTCCCCTTCGTCGGCCAGTTCCTGCTCGAGGGCGAACTCGTCACCCTGAGCCGCCCGCAGGCACCGGTCGGTCGGTCCGCCGCCTCCGCCCCGCCGGCCCGGTCCACGACGACGGCCGGGAGGCCCGGTGCGGCCCCGGCGGTCCGGCACGCGTCCGACGGCGGTCGCCTCCGCACCGCGTCCGGGTCGTTCGCCGTCGAGCAGCAGCGCGCCCGCGTGGCCCTGCCGAGCCGGATCATGGTCGAGGGCAAGCACGACGCCGAACTCGTCGAGAAGGTGTGGGGTGCCGACCTCCGCGTCGAGGGGGTCGTCGTCGAGGAGCTGTCCGGCGTCGACAACCTGGCCGACGTGCTCGACGACTTCCGGCCGACCCGGGAGCGCCGTGTCGGCGTCCTGGTCGACCACCTCGTGCCGGGCTCGAAGGAGTCCCGCTTCGCCGACGCCGTGATGCACGGGAAGTGGGGTGCGCACGTCCTCGTGGTCGGGCACCCGTTCGTCGATGTGTGGCAGTCGGTGAAGCCCGCGCGGGTCGGACTGCCGGCGTGGCCGACGATCCCGCGGTCGATCGAGTGGAAGGCCGGCATCTGCCAGGCGCTCGGGTGGCCGCACGCCGAGCAGGCCGACATCGCCCGGGCGTGGCAGCGGATCCTCGGCCAGGTGCGCACGT
- a CDS encoding methyltransferase domain-containing protein, translating to MTEPVDLSTRAVDLRELMDDPGCDPATLDRTFRRFALVNAAVSGWRSVWRTHVVPALPPTGRARVLDLGCGGGDLARSLVRWARSDGFDLEVVGVDPDPRAIAAAERQTTAGVTFRTQSSGDLVAAGERFDVVVSNHVLHHLDDAERAAFLRYSAELAVGRSVHSDIRRSVSAYRLYAVGASFVAAGTFIREDGLRSIRRSFTVPELAAALPSGWRAEPASPHRVLAVRD from the coding sequence GTGACCGAGCCGGTCGACCTGTCCACCCGCGCCGTCGACCTGCGCGAACTCATGGACGATCCGGGCTGCGACCCGGCGACGCTCGACCGGACGTTCCGCCGCTTCGCCCTGGTGAACGCGGCGGTGTCCGGCTGGCGGTCGGTGTGGCGCACCCACGTCGTGCCGGCACTGCCGCCGACCGGTCGGGCCCGCGTGCTCGACCTCGGCTGCGGCGGCGGTGACCTGGCCCGGTCGCTGGTGCGGTGGGCGCGGAGTGACGGCTTCGACCTCGAGGTCGTCGGCGTCGACCCGGACCCGCGGGCGATCGCGGCGGCCGAACGGCAGACGACGGCGGGGGTGACCTTCCGGACGCAGTCGAGCGGTGACCTGGTGGCGGCGGGGGAGCGGTTCGACGTCGTCGTGTCGAACCACGTGCTGCACCACCTCGACGACGCCGAGCGTGCGGCGTTCCTCCGGTACTCCGCCGAGCTCGCCGTCGGGCGCAGCGTGCACTCCGACATCCGGCGCTCGGTGTCCGCCTACCGGCTCTACGCGGTCGGGGCGTCCTTCGTCGCGGCCGGCACCTTCATCCGCGAGGACGGCCTCCGCTCCATCCGCCGGAGCTTCACCGTCCCCGAGCTCGCCGCGGCCCTGCCGTCGGGCTGGCGTGCGGAGCCCGCGTCCCCGCACCGCGTCCTCGCCGTCCGCGACTGA
- the gatB gene encoding Asp-tRNA(Asn)/Glu-tRNA(Gln) amidotransferase subunit GatB translates to MAKDALMDFDEAIERFEPVLGFEVHVELATATKMFSDAPNFFGGEPNTNVTPVDLGLPGSLPVVNEQAVRYSIQLGLALGCSIAESSRFARKNYFYPDNPKNYQISQFDEPIAFEGEVEVELADGTIFQVPIERAHMEEDAGKLTHVGGATGRIQGAEYSLVDYNRAGVPLVEIVTKPIVGAKERAPELGAAYVQVIRDLVRALGVSEARMERGNLRCDANISLRPWGQEKLGTRTETKNVNSFRAVERAIRYEIQRQAAILAAGGTITQETRHWHEDTGRTSAGRPKSDADDYRYFPEPDLLPVVPDPALIEELRASLPEAPVARRRRLKGEWGFADLEFQDVVNGGLLDEVQATIDAGAGPQAARKWWTGEISRVANAQDAAPGDLVSPQHVAEVIALVESGDLTDRLARQVLEGVIAGEGSPAQVVESRGLKVVSDDSALTAAVDEALAGQPDVLQKIRDGKVQAAGAIIGSVMKAMKGQADAARVRELVLERAQQL, encoded by the coding sequence ATGGCCAAGGACGCACTCATGGACTTCGACGAGGCGATCGAGCGGTTCGAGCCGGTCCTCGGCTTCGAGGTGCACGTCGAGCTCGCGACGGCGACGAAGATGTTCTCGGACGCGCCGAACTTCTTCGGCGGCGAGCCGAACACGAACGTGACGCCGGTCGACCTCGGGCTGCCCGGGTCCCTGCCGGTCGTCAACGAGCAGGCCGTGCGGTACTCGATCCAGCTCGGGCTCGCGCTCGGCTGCTCGATCGCCGAGAGCTCGCGGTTCGCGCGGAAGAACTACTTCTACCCGGACAACCCGAAGAACTACCAGATCTCGCAGTTCGACGAGCCGATCGCGTTCGAGGGCGAGGTCGAGGTCGAACTCGCCGACGGCACGATCTTCCAGGTGCCGATCGAGCGCGCCCACATGGAGGAAGACGCGGGCAAGCTGACGCACGTCGGCGGTGCCACCGGCCGCATCCAGGGCGCCGAGTACTCGCTCGTCGACTACAACCGTGCCGGCGTCCCGCTGGTCGAGATCGTCACGAAGCCGATCGTCGGGGCCAAGGAACGCGCCCCCGAGCTCGGTGCTGCGTACGTGCAGGTCATCCGTGACCTGGTCCGGGCGCTCGGCGTCTCCGAGGCCCGCATGGAGCGCGGCAACCTGCGCTGCGACGCGAACATCTCGCTGCGCCCCTGGGGCCAGGAGAAGCTCGGTACCCGCACCGAGACGAAGAACGTCAACTCGTTCCGCGCCGTCGAGCGGGCCATCCGCTACGAGATCCAGCGCCAGGCCGCGATCCTCGCCGCGGGCGGGACGATCACGCAGGAGACCCGGCACTGGCACGAGGACACCGGCCGCACCTCGGCCGGCCGTCCCAAGTCGGACGCCGACGACTACCGGTACTTCCCGGAGCCGGACCTGCTGCCCGTCGTGCCCGACCCGGCACTCATCGAGGAGCTCCGTGCGAGCCTGCCCGAGGCACCGGTGGCGCGCCGCCGTCGCCTCAAGGGCGAGTGGGGCTTCGCCGACCTCGAGTTCCAGGACGTCGTCAACGGCGGGCTGCTCGACGAGGTCCAGGCGACCATCGACGCCGGTGCCGGCCCGCAGGCCGCCCGCAAGTGGTGGACCGGCGAGATCAGCCGGGTCGCCAACGCGCAGGACGCCGCCCCCGGTGACCTCGTGTCGCCGCAGCACGTGGCCGAGGTCATCGCGCTCGTCGAGTCGGGTGACCTGACCGACCGGCTCGCACGCCAGGTCCTCGAAGGCGTCATCGCCGGTGAGGGCTCGCCGGCCCAGGTCGTCGAGTCCCGCGGACTCAAGGTCGTCTCGGACGACTCGGCCCTGACCGCCGCCGTCGACGAAGCGCTCGCCGGGCAGCCGGACGTGCTGCAGAAGATCCGCGACGGCAAGGTCCAGGCCGCCGGCGCGATCATCGGCTCCGTGATGAAGGCGATGAAGGGCCAGGCCGACGCCGCACGCGTGCGCGAGCTCGTCCTCGAGCGGGCGCAGCAGCTGTAG
- the gatC gene encoding Asp-tRNA(Asn)/Glu-tRNA(Gln) amidotransferase subunit GatC: MPDITSEQVAHLANLARIALTPDEIEKMTEELSLIVDSVAKVTEVATPDVPATSHPVPLENVSRPDVVGETLTQEQALSGAPDSDGERFRVTAILGEEQ; the protein is encoded by the coding sequence ATGCCTGACATCACGAGCGAGCAGGTCGCACACCTGGCGAACCTCGCACGTATCGCACTCACGCCCGACGAGATCGAGAAGATGACCGAGGAGCTGTCACTCATCGTCGACAGCGTCGCCAAGGTCACCGAGGTCGCGACCCCGGACGTCCCCGCGACGAGCCACCCGGTCCCGCTCGAGAACGTGTCCCGCCCCGACGTGGTCGGCGAGACGCTGACCCAGGAGCAGGCGCTCTCCGGCGCCCCCGACTCGGACGGCGAGCGCTTCCGGGTGACCGCGATCCTCGGCGAAGAACAGTAG